A region from the Triticum urartu cultivar G1812 chromosome 1, Tu2.1, whole genome shotgun sequence genome encodes:
- the LOC125539509 gene encoding major pollen allergen Lol p 11-like — translation MAWCMPLLASLLLLALAGVASADKAPESGFIVTGRVYCDPCRAGFETNVSKNVEGATVAMDCRPFGGGESKLKAEATTDNKGWYKIEIDQDHQDEICEVVLTKSPDASCAEIEEFRDRARVPLTSNNGMKQQGTRFANPIAFFPKEPRKECGGILQAYDLKDAPENP, via the exons ATGGCGTGGTGCATGCCCCTCCTCGCCTCCCTGCTGCTGCTGGCCCTCGCCGGCGTCGCCTCCGCCGACAAGGCCCCCGAGAGCGGCTTCATCGTCACCGGCCGCGTCTACTGCGACCCCTGCCGCGCCGGCTTCGAGACCAACGTCTCCAAAAACGTCGAAG GGGCGACGGTGGCGATGGACTGCCGGCCGTTCGGCGGCGGCGAGAGCAAGCTCAAGGCGGAGGCGACGACGGACAACAAGGGGTGGTACAAGATCGAGATCGACCAGGACCACCAGGACGAGATCTGCGAGGTGGTGCTGACCAAGAGCCCCGACGCGTCGTGCGCCGAGATCGAGGAGTTCCGCGACCGCGCGCGCGTCCCGCTCACCAGCAACAACGGCATGAAGCAGCAGGGCACCCGCTTCGCCAACCCCATCGCCTTCTTCCCCAAGGAGCCGCGCAAGGAGTGCGGCGGCATCCTCCAGGCTTACGACCTCAAGGACGCACCCGAGAACCCATGA